A genome region from Flavobacterium sp. CFS9 includes the following:
- a CDS encoding SulP family inorganic anion transporter, translating into MKKRTPLFDFTQKVNYKNEILAGLTVAMTMIPESLSFAILAGFPPLVGLYAAFIAGLVTSVFGGRPGMISGGAGATVIVLIALMKSHGIEYVFAAVALGGIVQICIGLFKLGKFIRLVPQPVMYGFVNGLAVVIFMSQLEQFKIVVNGQTAWLQGSQLYIMLVLVALTIGIVLLFSKITKAVPASLVAIIVVFAIVLLFNIDTKTVQDIASVQGGFPPFHIPNIPLSFETIKIIFPYSVIVAAVGLTEGLLTLNLVDEITGTRGNSNRECIAQGSSNILNGFFFGMGGCPMIAQTLVNLSAGSRARLSGIIASLTILLIILFGAPVIGKLPMAALVGVMMMVAITTFEWASFRIINKMPAHDIFVGVLVAVVTILLHNLALAVLIGVIISALVFAWESAKRIRARHYIDEKGTKHYEIYGPLFFGSTVAFIEKFDPVNDPDHVIIDFKESRIADMSAIEALNNLTKKYSQLNKVIELKHLSKDCIVLLKNAEAVIAVNVIEDPTYKVVS; encoded by the coding sequence ATGAAAAAAAGGACTCCTCTTTTTGACTTTACTCAAAAGGTCAACTATAAAAACGAAATTTTAGCGGGATTAACAGTTGCTATGACAATGATTCCAGAATCGTTATCGTTTGCAATTTTGGCTGGTTTTCCACCTTTGGTTGGTTTATATGCTGCTTTTATTGCGGGTTTGGTAACCTCGGTTTTTGGAGGCAGACCCGGGATGATTTCGGGTGGAGCGGGAGCCACTGTTATTGTTTTAATTGCTTTAATGAAATCGCACGGCATCGAATATGTTTTTGCAGCCGTAGCGCTTGGAGGCATCGTCCAGATTTGTATCGGACTTTTTAAACTCGGAAAATTTATCAGATTGGTGCCACAGCCTGTTATGTATGGCTTTGTAAACGGACTCGCCGTGGTTATTTTTATGTCGCAGCTGGAGCAGTTTAAAATTGTTGTGAACGGGCAAACTGCTTGGTTGCAAGGATCACAATTGTACATTATGCTGGTCTTAGTAGCGCTTACAATTGGTATTGTATTGCTTTTTTCAAAGATTACAAAAGCAGTTCCGGCTTCTTTAGTGGCAATTATAGTCGTATTTGCCATCGTATTGCTATTTAATATTGATACAAAAACGGTTCAGGATATTGCCTCAGTTCAGGGGGGATTTCCGCCTTTTCATATTCCAAATATTCCGTTGTCTTTTGAAACAATTAAAATCATATTTCCATATTCGGTAATTGTTGCGGCAGTGGGCTTAACAGAGGGTTTACTGACGTTGAATCTTGTCGATGAAATAACAGGTACAAGAGGTAATAGCAACAGAGAATGTATTGCTCAGGGAAGTTCAAATATTTTGAACGGTTTCTTCTTTGGGATGGGAGGATGTCCAATGATTGCACAAACACTGGTTAATCTTTCTGCCGGTTCGAGAGCACGACTTTCGGGAATAATCGCTTCATTAACGATTTTATTGATTATCCTTTTTGGAGCTCCTGTAATTGGTAAATTGCCAATGGCCGCTTTAGTAGGAGTTATGATGATGGTTGCCATCACTACTTTTGAATGGGCGAGTTTCAGAATTATTAACAAAATGCCGGCACATGATATTTTTGTGGGTGTTTTGGTGGCAGTTGTTACCATTTTGTTGCACAATCTGGCGTTGGCGGTTCTGATTGGAGTGATTATTTCTGCTCTGGTTTTTGCCTGGGAAAGTGCTAAAAGAATTCGTGCCAGACATTATATTGATGAGAAAGGGACAAAACATTACGAAATCTATGGGCCATTATTTTTTGGCTCTACTGTTGCTTTTATAGAAAAATTCGATCCTGTAAACGATCCTGATCATGTGATCATTGATTTTAAAGAAAGCCGCATCGCAGATATGTCAGCCATTGAAGCATTGAATAATTTGACGAAAAAATACAGTCAGTTAAATAAGGTGATTGAATTGAAACATTTAAGCAAAGACTGTATTGTTTTACTTAAAAATGCCGAAGCTGTTATTGCTGTAAATGTAATTGAAGACCCAACCTACAAAGTTGTTTCTTAA
- a CDS encoding ectonucleotide pyrophosphatase/phosphodiesterase, producing MRKFTIYFLPFTFLLLTFLSNAQTQKDAYVVLVSMDGFRWDYAKHFKLQNLAQIAKEGVHAKSMRPSYPSKTFPNHYAIVTGLYPDHHGIINNVFYDAALNESFSLSSKAKNDSRFYGGNPIWNVAEQQGVKAASFFWPGSDTDQKRPGIYKEYDNKIPYETRIDTVIKWLQLPEKQRPHFITLYFDEPDHTGHSFGPLSPENEKVIRRMDTLMGRLSSKLNQLSIGKQINLIIVSDHGMANISNDKKVAVLDYLKPEWLGYNAVINPIMSLQAKPGFQDSIATALKKVPHIKFWRSKEVPKRLHFGTNPRVQDFVIEADKGYSLVKEKSTHVSGGTHGYDNKEKDMQAIFYAKGPAFKVNKTVRSFQNVSVYPLIAHILGLQIDEIDGKFSEVSNMLR from the coding sequence ATGAGAAAATTTACCATTTACTTCTTGCCTTTTACATTCTTACTTCTTACGTTTCTTTCCAATGCGCAAACCCAAAAAGATGCTTATGTGGTTCTAGTTTCTATGGATGGATTTCGTTGGGATTATGCGAAACATTTCAAACTTCAAAACCTGGCCCAAATAGCAAAAGAAGGGGTTCATGCCAAATCAATGCGGCCTTCTTATCCCAGTAAAACCTTTCCCAACCATTACGCAATAGTAACCGGGCTATATCCCGATCATCATGGAATCATTAATAATGTTTTTTACGATGCAGCATTAAACGAATCTTTTTCATTGTCTTCAAAAGCCAAAAATGATTCCCGTTTTTACGGTGGAAATCCCATTTGGAACGTTGCTGAACAACAGGGAGTAAAAGCTGCTTCTTTTTTCTGGCCGGGATCAGATACGGATCAAAAAAGACCTGGTATCTATAAAGAGTACGACAACAAAATTCCTTACGAAACCCGCATTGATACCGTAATCAAATGGCTTCAGCTACCTGAAAAACAACGTCCTCATTTTATCACACTTTATTTTGATGAACCTGATCATACCGGTCATTCATTTGGTCCGCTTTCTCCTGAAAACGAAAAAGTAATCCGAAGAATGGATACGCTTATGGGTCGGTTATCTTCTAAACTGAATCAATTATCCATTGGAAAACAGATCAATTTAATTATCGTTTCAGATCATGGGATGGCGAATATTAGTAATGATAAAAAAGTGGCTGTTCTGGATTATCTAAAACCCGAATGGCTTGGTTATAATGCTGTCATCAACCCAATCATGAGCCTTCAGGCAAAACCCGGTTTCCAGGATTCAATCGCAACTGCGTTAAAAAAAGTACCGCATATTAAGTTCTGGAGATCCAAAGAGGTCCCTAAAAGATTACATTTCGGAACTAATCCACGAGTTCAAGATTTTGTCATCGAAGCCGATAAAGGCTACAGTCTGGTAAAAGAAAAATCGACACATGTAAGCGGAGGCACACACGGATACGACAACAAAGAAAAAGACATGCAGGCTATTTTTTATGCTAAAGGCCCCGCTTTTAAAGTAAACAAGACAGTCCGATCGTTTCAGAATGTTTCGGTATATCCTCTAATTGCTCATATTCTAGGCTTACAAATTGACGAAATAGACGGGAAATTCAGCGAAGTCAGTAACATGCTTAGATAA
- the groL gene encoding chaperonin GroEL (60 kDa chaperone family; promotes refolding of misfolded polypeptides especially under stressful conditions; forms two stacked rings of heptamers to form a barrel-shaped 14mer; ends can be capped by GroES; misfolded proteins enter the barrel where they are refolded when GroES binds) has product MAKDIKFDIEARDGLKRGVDALANAVKVTLGPKGRNVIIGKSFGGPTVTKDGVSVAKEIELKDPLENMGAQMVKEVASKTNDLAGDGTTTATVLAQAIVKEGLKNVAAGANPMDLKRGIDKAVESIVADLAKQAKVVGSDSDKIKQIASISANNDEVIGELIATAFAKVGKEGVITVEEAKGTDTFVDVVEGMQFDRGYLSPYFVTNPEKMEVELDAPYILLYDKKVSSLKELLPVLEPVAQSGKPLLIIAEDVDGEALSTLVVNKLRGALKIAAVKAPGFGDRRKAMLEDIAILTGGTVISEERGYTLENTTIDMLGNAKRVSIDKDNTTIVSGAGEADIIKNRVNQIKGQMETTTSDYDKEKLQERLAKLAGGVAVLYVGAASEVEMKEKKDRVDDALHATRAAVEEGIVAGGGVALLRAKAALADLKADNADEATGIQIVSRAVESPLRTIVENAGLEGSVVVAKVGEGSGDFGYNAKTDEYVDMLKAGIIDPKKVTRVALENAASVSGMILTTECALIDIKEENAGGGMPMGGGMPGMM; this is encoded by the coding sequence ATGGCAAAAGATATAAAATTTGATATTGAAGCACGTGACGGATTAAAACGTGGTGTTGATGCATTGGCAAATGCTGTAAAAGTAACTCTTGGACCAAAAGGTCGTAACGTAATTATCGGAAAATCATTTGGCGGACCAACGGTTACTAAAGATGGTGTTTCGGTTGCAAAAGAAATCGAATTAAAAGACCCATTAGAAAATATGGGCGCGCAAATGGTTAAAGAAGTAGCTTCTAAAACTAATGATTTAGCGGGTGACGGAACTACAACTGCTACAGTTTTAGCTCAGGCAATCGTAAAAGAAGGTTTGAAAAACGTTGCTGCAGGAGCAAATCCAATGGATTTGAAACGCGGTATCGACAAAGCGGTTGAATCAATCGTAGCTGACCTTGCAAAACAAGCTAAAGTAGTTGGAAGTGATTCTGATAAAATCAAACAAATTGCTTCTATCTCTGCTAACAATGATGAAGTGATTGGAGAACTAATCGCTACTGCATTTGCAAAAGTAGGTAAAGAAGGTGTTATTACTGTTGAAGAAGCTAAAGGAACTGACACATTTGTAGACGTTGTTGAAGGTATGCAGTTCGACAGAGGATATCTTTCTCCTTACTTCGTAACAAATCCTGAGAAAATGGAAGTTGAATTAGACGCTCCATACATTTTATTATACGACAAAAAAGTATCTTCTTTAAAAGAATTACTACCTGTTTTAGAGCCGGTTGCTCAATCCGGAAAACCATTATTGATCATCGCTGAAGATGTTGACGGTGAAGCTTTATCTACATTGGTAGTAAACAAACTACGTGGAGCTTTAAAAATCGCTGCTGTTAAAGCACCTGGTTTTGGAGACAGAAGAAAAGCAATGTTAGAAGATATCGCAATCTTAACTGGTGGAACTGTAATCTCTGAAGAAAGAGGTTATACTTTAGAAAACACTACTATTGACATGTTAGGAAACGCAAAAAGAGTTTCTATCGACAAAGACAATACTACAATTGTAAGCGGTGCAGGTGAAGCAGATATCATCAAAAACAGAGTAAACCAAATTAAAGGTCAGATGGAAACTACAACTTCTGATTATGATAAAGAAAAATTACAGGAGCGTTTGGCTAAATTAGCCGGTGGTGTCGCTGTTCTTTATGTTGGTGCTGCTTCTGAAGTAGAAATGAAAGAGAAAAAAGACAGAGTTGACGATGCATTACACGCAACTCGCGCTGCTGTTGAAGAAGGAATCGTTGCAGGTGGTGGTGTTGCTTTATTAAGAGCTAAAGCTGCTTTAGCTGACTTAAAAGCGGACAATGCTGACGAAGCAACCGGAATTCAAATTGTATCTCGTGCTGTTGAATCTCCATTAAGAACTATTGTTGAAAATGCAGGTCTTGAAGGCTCTGTAGTAGTAGCAAAAGTTGGTGAAGGTTCTGGTGACTTTGGCTACAATGCTAAAACTGACGAATATGTAGACATGCTTAAAGCCGGTATTATCGATCCTAAAAAAGTAACTCGTGTAGCGTTAGAAAATGCTGCTTCGGTTTCAGGAATGATCTTAACTACTGAGTGTGCATTAATCGATATTAAAGAAGAGAATGCCGGAGGCGGAATGCCAATGGGAGGCGGTATGCCAGGAATGATGTAA
- the groES gene encoding co-chaperone GroES yields the protein MALNIKPLSDRVLIEPVAAETKTASGIFIPDTAKEKPQKGTVVAVGNGSKDHTMTVKVGDTVLYGKYAGTELKLEGTDYLIMREDDILAII from the coding sequence ATGGCTTTAAACATAAAACCGCTTTCAGACCGCGTACTTATTGAGCCTGTTGCAGCTGAAACTAAAACTGCATCAGGAATCTTTATTCCAGATACTGCCAAAGAGAAACCACAAAAAGGAACTGTAGTTGCAGTAGGAAACGGATCTAAAGATCACACTATGACTGTAAAAGTGGGCGACACTGTTCTATACGGTAAATATGCAGGAACAGAATTAAAACTGGAAGGGACTGATTATTTGATCATGCGTGAAGATGATATCCTTGCAATTATCTAA
- the secG gene encoding preprotein translocase subunit SecG: MSTFSIFLVLITIVCFLLIVVIMVQNPKGGGLSSTISGTQMLGGVQKTTDFLDKSTWTLATILIALILLSSLSFTGSLSDSDSKIIEKTEAPAATPAAPAQQTPAPATPAAK, encoded by the coding sequence ATGAGTACATTTTCAATTTTCTTAGTTTTAATCACAATAGTTTGTTTTCTATTGATCGTAGTAATCATGGTTCAAAACCCTAAAGGAGGTGGATTGTCTTCTACAATCAGCGGAACTCAAATGTTAGGTGGAGTGCAAAAAACAACTGACTTTTTAGACAAAAGTACTTGGACATTGGCTACTATTTTGATTGCTTTAATTTTACTTTCAAGCTTAAGCTTTACAGGATCATTAAGTGACAGTGACTCTAAAATCATTGAAAAAACTGAAGCACCTGCTGCTACACCAGCTGCTCCTGCTCAACAAACACCTGCTCCGGCAACGCCTGCAGCTAAATAA
- a CDS encoding LptE family protein produces the protein MKKIYSLLALMSLFMLSGCSVYNFTGTGNIDAKTFQVNFFQNNADLIEPGIDRTFTLTLQDLIQNQTNLNLVSNSGDLVYEGEIVDYRTTPMTATADQGAFQNRLSIRVNVRFTNKKKEKDNFEKTFEFYYDFPGQGLPTGATLNTAIQVIFERITQDIFNESLAKW, from the coding sequence ATGAAAAAAATATATTCTTTATTAGCCTTAATGAGCTTGTTCATGTTAAGCGGTTGTTCTGTTTACAACTTTACAGGAACAGGAAACATCGATGCCAAAACTTTTCAGGTTAACTTTTTTCAGAATAATGCTGATTTAATTGAACCGGGAATTGACAGAACTTTCACATTGACCTTGCAGGATTTAATTCAGAATCAAACCAATTTAAATCTGGTAAGTAATAGTGGTGATTTAGTTTACGAAGGAGAAATTGTAGATTACAGAACTACACCAATGACGGCAACTGCCGATCAGGGAGCTTTTCAAAACCGTTTGAGTATTCGTGTAAATGTGAGGTTTACGAATAAAAAGAAGGAAAAAGATAATTTCGAAAAAACATTTGAATTTTACTATGATTTCCCAGGACAAGGATTACCTACAGGAGCTACACTAAATACCGCTATTCAGGTTATTTTCGAAAGAATCACACAAGATATTTTTAACGAATCACTAGCAAAATGGTAA
- a CDS encoding sigma-54 interaction domain-containing protein yields the protein METVQAIKQRFEIIGNDPKLNRAIEKAIQVAPTDISVMVTGESGVGKENIPRIIHSLSHRKHGKYIAVNCGAIPEGTIDSELFGHEKGAFTGATSTREGYFEVADGGTIFLDEVGELPLTTQVRLLRVLENGEFIKVGSSQVQKTNVRIVAATNVNLFNAIEKGKFREDLYYRLTTVEITLPPLRERNDDIHLLFRKFVADFAHKYKMPPLKLDDDAVQLLQKFRWNGNIRQLRNVAEQISVLETNRDISSATLQSYLPTEGSNLPSVISDSKKESDFSTERDILYKVLFDMKSDLNDLKKLTLELMKNGTKVQDINPNLIQKIYGSQENESEIDFEEEPRTAVMTPTPREENYQMQDDNYLFAETIEEEEILRLEQKEIEMIKKSLEKNKGKRKAAADELGISERTLYRKIKQFDL from the coding sequence ATGGAAACAGTTCAAGCAATAAAACAACGATTTGAGATTATCGGAAATGATCCGAAACTAAACCGTGCTATTGAAAAAGCCATTCAGGTTGCGCCTACTGATATTTCGGTAATGGTAACCGGGGAAAGTGGTGTAGGTAAAGAAAATATTCCAAGAATCATCCATTCGCTTTCACACAGAAAACATGGAAAATATATTGCTGTAAACTGTGGTGCAATTCCGGAAGGAACCATTGACAGTGAACTTTTCGGTCACGAAAAAGGAGCTTTTACAGGCGCCACAAGTACCCGCGAAGGTTATTTTGAAGTAGCAGACGGAGGAACTATTTTTTTGGATGAAGTTGGAGAATTACCTTTAACTACTCAGGTTCGTTTGCTTCGTGTACTTGAGAATGGTGAGTTTATTAAAGTAGGTTCGTCACAAGTTCAGAAAACGAATGTTAGAATTGTAGCCGCTACAAACGTGAACCTATTCAATGCCATCGAAAAAGGAAAATTCCGTGAAGATTTATACTATCGTTTAACGACTGTCGAAATTACTTTACCTCCATTGCGCGAAAGAAACGACGACATTCATTTGTTGTTCCGAAAATTTGTAGCCGACTTTGCGCATAAATATAAAATGCCTCCATTAAAATTAGACGATGATGCTGTACAGCTTCTTCAAAAATTCAGATGGAACGGAAACATTCGTCAATTACGAAATGTGGCCGAGCAGATTTCGGTTTTGGAAACCAATCGCGATATTTCATCGGCTACTCTACAATCATATTTACCTACCGAGGGAAGCAATTTGCCTTCTGTTATTAGCGACAGCAAAAAAGAAAGTGATTTCAGCACCGAAAGAGACATCTTGTACAAAGTGCTTTTTGATATGAAAAGTGATCTGAACGATTTGAAGAAACTCACTTTAGAACTGATGAAAAATGGCACAAAAGTGCAGGACATTAATCCGAATTTGATTCAGAAAATATATGGTTCTCAAGAAAATGAAAGTGAAATAGACTTTGAAGAAGAACCAAGAACCGCTGTAATGACACCTACTCCACGCGAGGAGAATTATCAGATGCAGGACGACAATTATCTGTTTGCAGAAACTATTGAAGAAGAAGAGATCCTTCGTTTAGAACAAAAAGAAATCGAAATGATCAAAAAGTCACTAGAAAAAAACAAAGGAAAACGAAAAGCTGCAGCGGACGAATTAGGCATTTCTGAACGAACTTTATATAGAAAAATTAAACAATTCGATTTATAA
- the miaB gene encoding tRNA (N6-isopentenyl adenosine(37)-C2)-methylthiotransferase MiaB, with product MEKIIEESKQGESLVLENKPENTKKLFIESYGCAMNFSDSEIVASILSENGFNTTQTLEDADLVLVNTCSIRDKAEQTIRKRLEKYNAVKRINPKMKVGVLGCMAERLKSQFLEEEKIVDLVVGPDAYKDLPNLLAEVDEGRDAINVILSKEETYGDISPVRLMSNGITALVSITRGCDNMCTFCVVPFTRGRERSREPQSIMNEIQDLWSKGFKEITLLGQNVDSYLWYGGGLKKDFVNASEMQKATAVDFDQLLEMVAVGFPKMRIRFSTSNPQDMHESVLHVIAKHPNICKHIHLPVQSGSNRILKEMNRLHTREEYMTLIDKIRAIIPNASISQDMIAGFPTETEQDHQDTMSLMEYVKYNFGYMYSYSERPGTLAGRKMEDDVAEETKARRLQEIVDLQQKHAWFRSEEFVGQTVEVLVEKVSKKSTEEFSGRNSQSITVVFPKEDYKIGDFVNVKIESCTSGTLKGKAVGYSEMN from the coding sequence ATGGAAAAGATTATTGAGGAAAGCAAGCAAGGCGAAAGTCTCGTTTTGGAAAATAAACCTGAGAATACTAAAAAACTTTTTATTGAAAGTTACGGTTGTGCGATGAATTTTTCGGACAGTGAAATTGTAGCTTCCATTTTATCTGAAAACGGATTCAACACCACACAAACTCTTGAAGACGCTGATTTGGTTCTGGTAAATACCTGCTCGATTCGAGACAAGGCAGAACAGACTATTCGCAAACGTCTGGAAAAATATAATGCTGTAAAGCGTATCAATCCGAAAATGAAAGTGGGCGTTCTGGGCTGTATGGCCGAGCGTTTGAAAAGTCAGTTTTTGGAGGAAGAGAAAATAGTCGATCTTGTTGTTGGACCTGATGCTTACAAAGATCTGCCGAATTTATTAGCTGAAGTTGACGAAGGACGCGACGCCATCAATGTAATTTTATCAAAAGAAGAAACTTACGGAGACATTTCACCTGTTCGTTTGATGAGTAATGGTATTACAGCTTTAGTTTCGATTACCCGAGGCTGCGATAATATGTGTACCTTTTGCGTTGTACCTTTTACACGCGGACGTGAACGCAGCCGTGAGCCACAAAGTATCATGAATGAAATTCAGGATTTATGGAGTAAAGGTTTTAAAGAAATTACACTTTTAGGCCAAAATGTAGACAGTTATCTTTGGTACGGTGGCGGATTAAAGAAAGACTTCGTAAATGCCTCTGAAATGCAAAAAGCAACAGCAGTTGATTTCGATCAGTTACTGGAAATGGTGGCCGTTGGTTTTCCTAAAATGCGTATTCGTTTTTCGACTTCAAATCCACAGGACATGCACGAGAGTGTATTACATGTTATTGCTAAACACCCTAATATCTGCAAACACATTCACTTACCGGTTCAATCGGGAAGTAACAGAATTTTAAAAGAAATGAATCGTCTGCACACTCGTGAAGAATACATGACTCTGATTGACAAAATCAGAGCGATCATTCCGAATGCATCGATTTCACAAGATATGATTGCCGGTTTCCCAACAGAAACCGAACAAGATCACCAGGATACTATGAGTTTAATGGAATATGTGAAATATAATTTCGGTTATATGTATTCCTACTCTGAGCGTCCCGGAACTTTGGCTGGAAGAAAAATGGAAGACGATGTTGCTGAAGAAACCAAAGCCAGAAGATTACAGGAAATTGTTGACTTACAGCAAAAACATGCCTGGTTCCGCAGTGAGGAATTCGTAGGACAAACGGTTGAAGTTTTAGTCGAAAAAGTCTCTAAAAAATCAACTGAAGAGTTCTCGGGAAGAAATTCGCAAAGTATCACAGTAGTTTTCCCTAAAGAAGATTATAAAATTGGGGACTTTGTAAATGTAAAAATTGAAAGCTGCACCTCAGGTACCTTAAAAGGAAAAGCTGTTGGATATTCAGAAATGAATTAA